In one window of Patescibacteria group bacterium DNA:
- the amrB gene encoding AmmeMemoRadiSam system protein B, with translation MSLVYSAIVPHPPILIPSIGKENLNKLEETSRSFERIRKELIKNEVDTIFIISPHGTIQPKSFTINLSPEFHCDFRNFGDLETTQTWSGNISLAHRIREQLETKAPLQMTTEHELDHGSAVPLFLLTKDLKHIKIIPLYYSGLNYDAHFKFGQLLKRELLFHKDKIAVIASGDLSHRITKDAPAGYSPKGKKFDKKFIDLLKQNKTEEILKMDHELIHEAGECGLKSILILLGILDGIKHTPKLHSYEHPFGVGYLTMSFDL, from the coding sequence ATGTCCTTAGTTTATTCAGCCATCGTCCCCCATCCACCGATTCTTATTCCCAGCATTGGCAAAGAAAATTTAAATAAGTTAGAGGAAACCAGCCGATCATTTGAACGTATTCGCAAAGAGCTCATCAAGAATGAGGTGGATACTATTTTTATTATCTCTCCGCACGGCACTATTCAACCCAAGTCTTTTACCATCAATCTTTCTCCAGAGTTTCATTGCGATTTTCGAAATTTTGGCGACCTCGAAACTACACAAACTTGGTCAGGCAATATCAGCCTTGCCCATCGCATTCGCGAACAATTAGAAACTAAGGCGCCCCTACAGATGACCACTGAACACGAACTTGACCATGGCTCCGCCGTACCTCTATTTTTATTAACCAAAGACTTAAAGCATATCAAAATCATTCCACTCTACTATTCCGGATTGAATTATGACGCTCATTTTAAATTTGGACAACTGCTAAAACGTGAGCTTTTATTTCACAAAGACAAAATCGCCGTGATTGCCTCTGGCGATCTTTCCCATCGCATTACCAAAGACGCACCCGCTGGCTATTCACCCAAAGGCAAAAAGTTCGACAAAAAATTTATCGATCTTCTAAAACAAAATAAAACTGAGGAGATCTTAAAGATGGATCACGAACTGATCCACGAAGCTGGCGAATGCGGCCTAAAATCAATTTTAATTCTACTCGGCATCCTGGATGGTATCAAGCATACCCCCAAATTACATTCCTATGAACACCCATTTGGCGTTGGCTACCTGACTATGAGTTTTGATTTATAG
- the def gene encoding peptide deformylase produces MSKILKILTNPNKQLRKKSKDVALQEVKTKPFQAMLDNMAETMLKKDGVGLAAPQIGENIRLFVINTKTGPEFFINPIIVKKSWAKEIAEEGCLSVPNFFGKVKRHRQVVVDYVNRKNVKQRVEATGLMARVIQHENDHLDGVLFIDIATNIHEFTGEEND; encoded by the coding sequence ATGAGTAAAATACTAAAAATCCTAACAAATCCTAACAAGCAACTGCGGAAAAAATCCAAAGATGTCGCCCTGCAAGAGGTTAAAACCAAGCCATTTCAGGCTATGCTCGACAACATGGCCGAAACCATGCTCAAGAAAGACGGCGTTGGATTAGCCGCACCGCAAATCGGAGAAAATATCCGTCTTTTTGTCATTAATACAAAAACTGGACCGGAGTTTTTTATCAATCCGATTATTGTCAAAAAGTCCTGGGCCAAAGAAATCGCCGAAGAGGGTTGTTTATCTGTGCCGAATTTCTTTGGCAAGGTGAAAAGACACCGTCAGGTCGTAGTTGATTATGTCAACCGGAAGAACGTCAAGCAAAGAGTAGAAGCCACCGGCTTGATGGCTAGAGTAATTCAACATGAGAACGATCACCTGGATGGCGTCTTATTCATTGACATCGCGACTAATATTCATGAATTCACTGGAGAAGAGAATGATTAA
- a CDS encoding DedA family protein: protein MFEIVTILLTATAKMGYWGIILLMAIESSFIPFPSEVVIPPAAYLASMGQMNVYLVIASGVAGSLIGAFFNYYLAMTLGRKLVFVLAGHRFAKYFLIDQAKIEKAEKYFVDHGSVSTFVGRLVPAIRQLISIPAGFVRMDLKKFFLFTTLGSGSWTVILAILGYQFGANQELLSQYYKEISWFFVAVFVLLIGYYAFVKTNGKKVN from the coding sequence ATGTTTGAAATAGTGACGATTTTACTTACAGCCACTGCCAAGATGGGATATTGGGGGATAATTTTATTGATGGCAATTGAAAGTTCGTTTATTCCGTTTCCGTCAGAGGTAGTTATTCCTCCAGCAGCTTATTTGGCGTCTATGGGTCAAATGAATGTTTATCTCGTTATTGCTTCGGGAGTTGCTGGAAGCTTGATTGGTGCTTTTTTTAATTATTATTTAGCCATGACGCTGGGTCGCAAATTAGTCTTTGTTTTGGCTGGGCATAGATTTGCAAAATACTTTTTAATTGATCAGGCAAAAATAGAGAAAGCGGAAAAATACTTTGTAGACCATGGCAGTGTTTCAACATTTGTCGGTCGATTAGTGCCAGCAATCCGTCAGTTGATATCAATTCCGGCCGGCTTTGTTAGAATGGATTTAAAAAAGTTTTTCTTATTTACAACTCTGGGATCAGGATCTTGGACAGTTATATTAGCTATTTTGGGTTATCAATTTGGAGCAAATCAGGAATTATTGTCACAGTACTATAAGGAAATTTCTTGGTTTTTTGTGGCTGTTTTTGTTTTGTTGATTGGATATTATGCCTTTGTAAAAACAAATGGCAAAAAAGTCAATTAA
- the fmt gene encoding methionyl-tRNA formyltransferase, with product MNKPIRTIFIGTPDFGVPALQSLVNSANFEIIGVITQPDKKIGRKQVLTSPPIKVTALEHKIAVHQPEKIRNFSLDVFSDIDLIVVVAYAQIIPKSILESPKYGCINIHGSLLPKYRGAACIQASIMGGDPETGITIMQMDEGLDTGAIIHQEKIKIENNDTTGVIFDKLSTLGGHILPDILLKYISGDLKPQAQDNNKSSYVGMLKKTDGHIDWNKTAVELERFVRAMSPWPGASAITNYKLKTINLKIISTEHSVLEINSHTPGTLFINDDKLCVQCGQDALIVKQLQLEGKKALTDKEFLNGHQNLIGTTLE from the coding sequence ATGAACAAACCAATCAGAACAATCTTTATCGGCACCCCCGACTTCGGCGTGCCTGCCCTGCAGAGTCTAGTTAATAGCGCAAATTTTGAAATTATCGGCGTCATCACGCAGCCTGACAAAAAAATTGGCCGCAAGCAGGTCTTAACTTCACCACCAATTAAGGTCACAGCATTAGAACACAAAATTGCCGTTCATCAACCCGAAAAAATTCGCAATTTCTCTCTTGATGTATTTAGTGATATTGATTTGATAGTTGTAGTGGCCTACGCCCAAATCATCCCCAAGAGCATCCTGGAGTCACCTAAATACGGCTGTATCAATATCCATGGCTCACTCTTGCCAAAATATCGTGGCGCTGCCTGCATTCAAGCGTCGATTATGGGTGGCGACCCTGAAACCGGCATTACTATTATGCAAATGGACGAAGGTTTGGATACTGGTGCCATTATCCACCAAGAAAAAATTAAAATTGAAAACAATGACACAACTGGTGTTATTTTTGATAAACTTTCAACTCTGGGCGGTCACATCTTGCCAGATATTTTACTAAAATATATTTCCGGCGATCTAAAACCACAGGCACAAGATAATAACAAATCATCCTATGTCGGTATGCTCAAAAAAACTGACGGACACATTGACTGGAATAAGACAGCGGTCGAATTGGAACGCTTTGTGCGCGCAATGTCACCATGGCCAGGCGCGAGCGCAATTACTAATTACAAATTAAAAACTATTAATTTAAAAATTATTTCAACGGAACATTCTGTTTTAGAGATTAACAGTCATACGCCGGGAACTTTGTTCATAAATGATGATAAATTATGTGTACAGTGTGGACAAGACGCGCTTATCGTTAAACAATTACAATTAGAAGGCAAAAAAGCCTTAACTGATAAAGAATTTCTTAACGGTCACCAGAATTTAATCGGCACAACATTAGAATAA